The following are encoded in a window of Halosolutus halophilus genomic DNA:
- a CDS encoding 2-oxoacid:acceptor oxidoreductase subunit alpha, with the protein MSDDELIWRIAGGSGDGIDSTSQNFAKALMRSGLDVFTHRHYPSRIRGGHTYVEIRAAGHEVQSRGDGYNFLLSLGDSFARNPQEEAYYGNEEIKPLSENLDDLREGGIIVYDEGLISEEDVADLDLEERAEENDWHVFPMDLRGLAKEHGREVMRNTAGVGVTAALLDMELEHIEDLMSDAMSGDVLESNLEILHESYETTKEEYDFEHDLRAPEGSHETEQALLSGSNAIAYGAIDGGCRFISGYPMTPWTDVFTILTQNFPDIGGVSEQVEDEIAAAALAVGASHAGVKAMSGSSGGGFALMSEPLGLAEMTETPLVLVESMRAGPSTGMPTKPEQGDLEFVLYTSQGDSSRVVFAPGNIEEAYEQTRLAFDIAWEYQIPTIIIYDQKLSGENTNVDVEFFDREPEPGLGSTLTEEELKEAAHDNSGKFKRFNYEDAENGVAPRSLPGQKGGRYLATGNEHSPVGHISEDPDNRVFQMDRRIGKLDAIREELDEERPSNQTYFGDETAEYGIITWGSSQGAVQEAVQRLNESGHSVKGLSVSDMMPFAEAEVTDFLESVDEAMVVEMNATAQFRGLIQKELGRFGDKMTSLLKYNGNPFEPAEVVEGYEVNLADEDRQPTAQVRIEPAAGD; encoded by the coding sequence ATGAGCGACGACGAACTCATCTGGCGAATCGCAGGCGGTTCCGGAGACGGGATCGACTCGACGAGCCAGAATTTCGCAAAGGCGCTGATGCGTTCGGGGCTCGACGTGTTCACACACCGCCACTATCCATCGCGGATCCGCGGCGGCCACACGTACGTCGAGATCCGGGCCGCAGGACACGAGGTACAGTCACGGGGAGACGGATACAACTTCCTGCTCTCGCTGGGCGACTCCTTCGCCCGTAATCCACAGGAGGAGGCCTACTACGGGAACGAGGAGATCAAGCCGCTCTCGGAGAACCTGGACGACCTCCGCGAAGGCGGGATCATCGTCTACGACGAGGGTCTCATCAGCGAGGAGGACGTCGCAGACCTCGACCTCGAGGAGCGTGCCGAGGAGAACGACTGGCACGTGTTCCCGATGGACCTTCGCGGGCTCGCGAAGGAACACGGCCGCGAGGTCATGCGCAACACCGCCGGCGTGGGTGTCACGGCGGCCCTGCTGGACATGGAACTCGAGCACATCGAGGACCTGATGTCCGACGCGATGTCCGGTGACGTCCTCGAGTCGAACCTCGAGATCCTTCACGAGTCCTACGAGACGACGAAGGAGGAGTACGACTTCGAGCACGACCTGCGAGCGCCCGAGGGCTCTCACGAGACCGAGCAGGCGCTGCTGTCCGGCTCGAACGCGATCGCCTACGGCGCGATCGACGGCGGTTGCCGGTTCATCTCCGGCTACCCGATGACGCCGTGGACGGACGTCTTCACGATCCTCACCCAGAACTTCCCCGACATCGGGGGCGTCTCGGAACAGGTCGAAGACGAGATCGCCGCCGCCGCGCTGGCCGTCGGCGCGAGTCACGCCGGCGTGAAGGCCATGTCCGGGTCCTCCGGGGGCGGCTTCGCCCTGATGAGCGAACCGCTCGGCCTCGCGGAGATGACCGAGACGCCGCTCGTCCTCGTCGAGTCGATGCGGGCCGGCCCCTCGACCGGGATGCCCACCAAACCCGAGCAGGGCGACCTCGAATTCGTCCTCTACACGAGCCAGGGCGACTCCTCGCGGGTCGTCTTCGCGCCGGGGAACATCGAGGAGGCCTACGAGCAGACCCGACTCGCGTTCGACATCGCCTGGGAGTACCAGATCCCGACGATCATCATCTACGACCAGAAGCTCTCCGGCGAGAACACGAACGTCGACGTCGAGTTCTTCGATCGCGAACCCGAACCGGGACTCGGCTCGACCCTGACCGAGGAGGAACTCAAAGAGGCGGCCCACGACAACTCCGGGAAGTTCAAGCGGTTCAACTACGAGGACGCCGAGAACGGCGTCGCGCCGCGATCGCTGCCCGGCCAGAAGGGCGGGCGCTACCTCGCGACCGGGAACGAACACAGCCCGGTCGGGCACATCAGCGAGGACCCCGACAACCGGGTCTTCCAGATGGACCGGCGCATCGGGAAACTCGACGCCATCCGCGAGGAACTCGACGAGGAACGGCCCTCGAACCAGACGTACTTCGGCGACGAGACGGCCGAGTACGGCATCATCACGTGGGGCTCCTCCCAGGGCGCCGTCCAGGAGGCCGTCCAGCGCCTCAACGAGAGCGGCCACTCGGTCAAGGGACTGAGCGTCTCCGACATGATGCCGTTCGCCGAAGCCGAGGTGACCGACTTCCTCGAGAGCGTCGACGAGGCGATGGTCGTCGAGATGAACGCGACCGCCCAGTTCCGCGGGCTCATCCAGAAGGAACTCGGCCGCTTCGGCGACAAGATGACCAGCCTGCTCAAGTACAACGGCAACCCCTTCGAACCGGCCGAGGTCGTCGAGGGGTACGAGGTCAACCTCGCCGACGAGGACCGCCAGCCGACCGCACAGGTCCGAATCGAACCCGCCGCAGGTGACTGA
- a CDS encoding 6-pyruvoyl trahydropterin synthase family protein, which produces MISDADADESIDEAGADDPVVGTRRVLRVGRDRPIRISAGHRILHHDGKCSRPHGHNYEIAVTVTGELTEAGWIADKADITEVIDEWDHRFLLEAGDPLVEAFEAAGDDDAVIVLEHPPTAEVMSVLLEEKLSAALPDTVTDVAVQVNETSELCGGGRF; this is translated from the coding sequence ATGATTAGTGACGCCGATGCGGACGAGTCGATCGACGAGGCGGGAGCCGACGACCCCGTCGTCGGCACGCGACGGGTCCTCCGCGTGGGGCGCGATAGGCCGATCAGGATCAGCGCCGGGCATCGGATCCTGCACCACGACGGGAAGTGCTCGCGGCCGCACGGGCACAACTACGAGATCGCCGTCACCGTGACGGGCGAACTCACCGAGGCGGGATGGATCGCCGACAAAGCTGATATTACCGAGGTGATCGACGAGTGGGATCACAGGTTCCTCCTCGAGGCGGGCGATCCGCTCGTCGAGGCGTTCGAAGCGGCCGGCGACGACGACGCCGTGATCGTCCTCGAACATCCGCCGACGGCGGAGGTCATGAGCGTCCTCCTCGAGGAGAAACTGAGCGCTGCGCTTCCCGACACCGTCACCGACGTCGCAGTCCAGGTCAACGAGACCAGCGAACTCTGCGGCGGGGGTCGGTTCTGA
- a CDS encoding DMT family transporter, protein MNRTDLEVTPIAALAFAVFAASTSAILVRWSTAPSSIAAFYRVLFTTALIAPIAFLSYWDEFGRLSWTDLGFAIVAGVALAVHFAAWFESLNHTSVAASVTLVQTQPIFVALGAALVLGERVSRETVVGIAVAIVGAAAMSFGDAGEAPISDTTLYGNSLALLGAITVAGYVLAGRSIRQRVSLFPYVTVVYTACALTLALLVGVQGHAYLAYAPREWLLFLGMAVGPGILGHTIVNWVLKHLESVVVSVAWLGEPVGATLLALVLLAEVPDAITIAGGVIVLAGIYVTTIERERRHGPDDAPATDD, encoded by the coding sequence GTGAACCGCACGGACCTCGAGGTGACGCCGATCGCCGCGCTGGCGTTTGCGGTGTTCGCCGCCAGCACCAGCGCGATCCTCGTCCGCTGGAGTACGGCCCCGAGTTCCATCGCGGCGTTCTACCGGGTGCTGTTCACGACCGCACTCATCGCACCGATCGCATTCCTGTCCTACTGGGACGAGTTCGGCCGACTCTCGTGGACCGATCTCGGCTTCGCGATCGTCGCCGGCGTCGCGCTCGCGGTCCACTTCGCGGCCTGGTTCGAGAGCCTGAACCACACGAGCGTCGCCGCCAGCGTGACGCTCGTCCAGACCCAACCGATCTTCGTGGCGCTCGGGGCGGCGCTGGTGCTCGGTGAACGCGTCAGCCGCGAAACGGTCGTCGGCATCGCCGTCGCGATCGTGGGCGCGGCGGCGATGTCGTTCGGCGACGCCGGCGAGGCGCCGATCTCGGACACGACGCTGTACGGGAACTCGCTCGCCCTCCTCGGGGCGATCACCGTCGCGGGCTACGTGCTCGCCGGGCGATCGATCCGCCAGCGCGTCTCGCTGTTTCCCTACGTGACCGTCGTCTACACCGCCTGCGCGCTGACGCTCGCGCTCCTGGTGGGCGTGCAGGGTCACGCGTACCTCGCCTATGCGCCTCGCGAGTGGCTGCTGTTTCTCGGGATGGCCGTCGGCCCCGGGATCCTCGGTCACACGATCGTCAACTGGGTTCTGAAACACCTCGAGTCGGTCGTGGTGAGCGTCGCCTGGCTCGGGGAACCCGTCGGCGCGACGCTGCTCGCGCTGGTTCTGCTCGCCGAGGTGCCCGACGCGATCACGATCGCGGGCGGGGTGATCGTCCTCGCGGGAATCTACGTGACGACGATCGAGCGAGAGCGACGGCACGGGCCGGACGACGCGCCAGCAACGGACGACTGA
- a CDS encoding thiamine pyrophosphate-dependent enzyme, whose product MSAFNAIGEEREIDRDEFTPSVEPQPTWCPGCGDFGVLKSLKQALPEVGKTPEEVLTVTGIGCSGKLNSYLDTYGFHTIHGRSLPVARAAKLANPELEVIAAGGDGDGYGIGGNHWIHTARENHDITYIVFNNEIFGLTKGQTSPTSPKGHKSKTQPSGSAKTPLRPLSMSLNAGASYIARTAAVNPNQAKEIIAEAIEHDGFAHVDFLTQCPTWNKDARQYVPYIDVQESDDYDFDVTDRREAAEMMYETEDVLNEGTVLTGRYYVDEDRPSYLEEKRAVGELPDEPVAERYFDEDAEWERSYDLLDRHT is encoded by the coding sequence ATGAGTGCATTCAACGCAATCGGTGAAGAACGAGAGATCGACCGGGACGAGTTCACACCCAGTGTCGAACCGCAGCCGACCTGGTGTCCGGGCTGTGGCGACTTCGGCGTCCTGAAGTCGCTGAAACAGGCCCTGCCCGAAGTCGGCAAGACCCCCGAGGAAGTCCTGACCGTCACCGGGATCGGCTGTTCCGGCAAGCTGAACAGCTACCTCGACACGTACGGCTTCCACACGATCCACGGTCGATCGCTGCCGGTCGCCCGCGCGGCCAAACTCGCCAACCCGGAACTCGAGGTCATCGCCGCGGGCGGGGACGGCGACGGCTACGGGATCGGCGGCAACCACTGGATCCACACGGCCCGCGAGAACCACGACATCACCTACATCGTGTTCAACAACGAGATCTTCGGCCTGACGAAGGGCCAGACCTCGCCCACCAGTCCGAAGGGCCACAAGTCCAAGACCCAGCCGTCCGGCAGCGCGAAGACCCCGCTGCGTCCGCTGTCGATGTCGCTGAACGCCGGCGCGAGCTACATCGCCCGCACGGCCGCCGTCAACCCCAACCAGGCCAAAGAGATCATCGCGGAAGCGATCGAGCACGACGGCTTCGCTCACGTCGACTTCCTGACGCAGTGTCCCACGTGGAACAAGGACGCCCGCCAGTACGTTCCCTACATCGACGTCCAGGAGTCCGACGACTACGACTTCGACGTCACGGACCGCCGCGAAGCCGCCGAGATGATGTACGAGACCGAGGACGTCCTCAACGAGGGGACCGTCCTCACGGGCCGGTACTACGTCGACGAGGATCGGCCGTCCTATCTGGAGGAGAAACGAGCCGTCGGCGAACTGCCGGACGAACCGGTCGCCGAACGCTACTTCGACGAGGACGCCGAGTGGGAACGCAGCTACGACCTGCTCGATCGGCACACGTAG
- a CDS encoding winged helix-turn-helix domain-containing protein, with the protein MSRGGTKQDDPDSGAILSALGSKYSAEILCAAGTPKSAQALSDDIEIPIATCYRRIEELVDAGLLTCEGRQLSEEGRRTNIYRRTVDEIEVDFSNDQPEFSRKRRTEAKNRLQDQLED; encoded by the coding sequence ATGTCACGTGGCGGGACGAAGCAAGACGATCCGGATTCGGGTGCGATCCTCTCGGCACTGGGAAGCAAGTATAGCGCGGAGATCCTCTGTGCGGCCGGGACTCCGAAGTCCGCACAGGCACTGAGCGACGACATCGAGATCCCGATCGCGACCTGCTACCGTCGGATCGAGGAACTCGTCGACGCGGGGCTGCTGACCTGCGAAGGGCGGCAGCTCTCCGAGGAGGGACGCCGAACGAACATCTACCGACGAACGGTCGACGAAATCGAGGTCGACTTCTCGAACGACCAGCCGGAGTTCTCGCGCAAGCGCCGGACGGAGGCCAAAAACAGGCTCCAGGACCAGCTCGAGGATTGA
- a CDS encoding 7-carboxy-7-deazaguanine synthase QueE produces the protein MPVSDSADLGDVSATPGNAPDDATDSLPINELFYSLQGEGTLAGVPSVFVRTSGCNLRCWFCDSYHTSWEPTHAWLGVDDIVDRIESHEAADHVVLTGGEPMIHDASVALLEALDERGYHATVETNGTIYRDAPIDLASISPKLASSTPTADRDPKGDGEWADRHEDDRIDLDALTGLVEAYDVQLKFVVTDADDLPEIRELLADLRGVTDATIGDDDVLLMPEGATRERLAETRNRVADLAMEHGFRYTPRLHVDLWNDAPET, from the coding sequence ATGCCCGTTTCCGATTCGGCCGATCTGGGCGACGTGAGCGCCACTCCCGGCAATGCGCCGGACGACGCGACCGACAGCCTCCCGATCAACGAGTTGTTCTACTCGCTGCAGGGAGAGGGAACGCTCGCCGGCGTCCCCTCGGTGTTCGTTCGGACGAGCGGCTGTAACCTCCGGTGCTGGTTCTGCGATTCCTATCACACCTCCTGGGAACCCACACACGCGTGGCTGGGCGTCGACGATATCGTCGACCGGATCGAGTCCCACGAAGCGGCCGATCACGTCGTCCTCACGGGCGGCGAGCCCATGATCCACGACGCGAGCGTGGCGTTGCTCGAGGCGCTCGACGAGCGGGGGTACCACGCCACCGTCGAGACGAACGGGACGATCTACCGGGACGCTCCGATCGACCTCGCCTCGATCAGCCCGAAACTCGCGAGCAGCACGCCGACGGCCGATCGAGACCCGAAAGGCGACGGCGAGTGGGCGGACCGCCACGAGGACGATCGGATCGACCTCGACGCGCTGACGGGGCTCGTCGAGGCCTACGACGTCCAGTTGAAGTTCGTCGTCACCGACGCGGACGACCTGCCGGAGATACGCGAGTTGCTCGCCGATCTTCGCGGTGTTACGGACGCCACGATCGGCGACGACGACGTGCTCCTGATGCCCGAGGGCGCGACCCGGGAGCGACTCGCGGAGACGCGCAACCGCGTCGCCGACCTCGCGATGGAACACGGGTTCCGGTACACGCCCCGACTCCACGTCGATCTCTGGAACGACGCGCCCGAGACGTAA
- the lrpA1 gene encoding HTH-type transcriptional regulator LrpA1 — MSTQATEDRILEVLEEDAQASYAEIADRANVSKPTVRKYINQLEDEGVIVGYSADVDPKKLSSKTIALVGIDVASERYVEATKALKDLEEIEALYSSSGDHMLMAEVRAADGDEVGDIISNELLEIDGVTAAHPSFLQERLK; from the coding sequence ATGAGTACCCAGGCGACGGAAGATCGCATCCTCGAGGTTCTCGAAGAGGATGCCCAGGCCTCCTACGCGGAGATCGCCGATCGGGCGAACGTCTCGAAACCGACGGTCCGGAAGTACATCAACCAGCTCGAAGACGAGGGCGTCATCGTCGGCTATTCGGCCGACGTCGACCCGAAGAAGCTCTCGAGCAAGACCATCGCGCTCGTCGGGATCGACGTCGCGAGCGAACGCTACGTCGAGGCGACGAAGGCGCTGAAGGACCTAGAGGAGATCGAGGCCCTGTACAGTTCGAGCGGCGACCACATGCTGATGGCCGAAGTGCGCGCGGCCGACGGCGACGAAGTCGGTGACATCATCTCCAACGAACTGCTCGAGATCGACGGGGTTACAGCGGCACACCCGTCGTTCCTCCAGGAACGCCTGAAGTAA
- a CDS encoding competence/damage-inducible protein A produces MNVAVVTVGDELLAGRTADTNSTWLCERLAERGVGVERITTVPDRVADIARVVNEYRAAYDAVIVTGGLGPTHDDVTMEGVAAALGRDLEEHEAALAWLEENGYSRADLTEGTTELPAGARALHNEAGVAPGAVIEGVYVLPGVPEEMKTMFETIAPEFAGEPTYREEVVAAEPESALLDRIAQLRREFDVSVGSYPGESVRISIESTDETTAAAAAAWLRDRVESP; encoded by the coding sequence ATGAACGTCGCGGTGGTCACGGTCGGGGACGAACTGCTCGCGGGACGAACGGCGGACACGAACTCCACGTGGCTCTGTGAACGGCTCGCCGAGCGCGGCGTCGGCGTCGAACGGATCACGACGGTCCCGGATCGCGTCGCGGACATCGCGCGCGTCGTCAACGAGTATCGCGCGGCGTACGACGCGGTCATCGTCACCGGCGGCCTCGGGCCGACCCACGACGACGTGACCATGGAGGGCGTCGCCGCGGCCCTCGGCCGCGACCTCGAGGAACACGAGGCGGCCCTCGCGTGGCTCGAGGAGAACGGCTACTCGCGGGCCGATCTGACGGAGGGGACGACGGAGTTGCCGGCCGGAGCGCGGGCGCTCCACAACGAAGCGGGCGTCGCGCCCGGCGCGGTCATCGAGGGGGTCTACGTCCTGCCCGGCGTGCCGGAGGAGATGAAGACGATGTTCGAGACGATCGCGCCCGAGTTCGCGGGCGAACCCACCTACCGGGAGGAAGTGGTCGCGGCCGAACCGGAGAGCGCGTTACTCGATCGCATCGCGCAGTTGCGCCGGGAGTTCGACGTCTCCGTCGGCAGCTATCCCGGCGAGTCGGTCCGGATCTCGATCGAGAGCACGGACGAGACGACCGCAGCGGCTGCTGCGGCGTGGCTTCGCGATCGGGTCGAGTCCCCGTGA
- a CDS encoding nitrous oxide reductase accessory protein NosL, with the protein MTGREGRPATRRRFLGVVGAGVPVGVAGCLGGAGDGTGGDDAEVGDDGEHQYETDVEHPGDEPLEFTGEYACPVCNMIPADYPTWQCQLAHENGQGAAFDTPGCLFAYYAAPPIDSEITAAWVTDFGDEDLVDGFEASYVLVTDSTPVPEETMGLNPRPFEAYDDAVDYLDEWDAEALTEDDIVALADVDREIAAIYRGNRLPDEEG; encoded by the coding sequence ATGACCGGACGCGAGGGCCGACCAGCTACCCGCCGTCGATTTCTGGGCGTCGTGGGGGCCGGTGTCCCCGTCGGCGTCGCCGGCTGTCTCGGTGGAGCCGGCGACGGCACCGGTGGCGACGACGCCGAGGTCGGTGACGACGGCGAACATCAGTACGAAACGGACGTCGAGCACCCCGGCGACGAGCCGCTGGAGTTCACCGGCGAGTACGCCTGCCCGGTCTGTAACATGATCCCGGCTGACTACCCGACGTGGCAGTGCCAACTCGCCCACGAGAACGGTCAGGGTGCGGCGTTCGACACGCCGGGCTGTCTGTTCGCCTACTACGCCGCGCCGCCGATCGACTCGGAGATCACCGCGGCGTGGGTAACCGACTTCGGAGACGAGGATCTCGTCGACGGATTCGAGGCGTCGTACGTGCTCGTCACCGACTCTACCCCGGTCCCCGAAGAGACGATGGGACTCAACCCGCGCCCGTTCGAGGCGTACGACGACGCCGTCGACTACCTCGACGAGTGGGACGCCGAGGCCCTCACCGAAGACGACATCGTCGCCCTCGCCGACGTCGATCGGGAGATCGCCGCGATCTATCGCGGGAACCGGCTTCCCGACGAAGAGGGATAG
- a CDS encoding SRPBCC family protein — MPLYERETTVRVPLEEVWEFHSRLSGLEALTPDWMGLRVERVIGPDGEPDPDRLEAGSEVDLSMRPFGVGPRQHWTSIITERERDEGMAYFRDEMVHGPFDRWVHTHAFYADGDETVLRDHVDYELPLSRRLGGIADATVPISQAGFEAMFRQRHRATKEHLE; from the coding sequence ATGCCATTGTACGAACGCGAGACGACCGTTCGGGTGCCCCTCGAGGAGGTGTGGGAGTTTCACTCGCGGCTGAGCGGCCTCGAGGCGCTGACGCCGGACTGGATGGGACTGCGCGTCGAGCGGGTGATCGGCCCGGACGGTGAACCGGATCCCGATCGGCTCGAGGCGGGCAGCGAGGTCGACCTCTCGATGCGGCCGTTCGGCGTCGGCCCGCGCCAGCACTGGACGTCGATCATTACGGAGCGCGAACGCGACGAGGGGATGGCCTACTTCCGCGACGAGATGGTCCACGGGCCGTTCGATCGGTGGGTTCACACTCACGCCTTCTACGCCGACGGTGACGAGACGGTGCTGCGCGATCACGTCGACTACGAACTGCCCCTCTCCCGGCGGCTGGGCGGAATCGCCGACGCGACCGTTCCGATCTCGCAGGCCGGCTTCGAGGCGATGTTCCGACAGCGCCACCGGGCCACGAAGGAGCACCTCGAGTGA
- the queC gene encoding 7-cyano-7-deazaguanine synthase QueC — protein MTDATAPTPDESPAKRAVVLLSGGMDSATAASVARDRGYEIYALHTSYGQRTEDRELECARRLAEELDAADFLQIETGHLSAIGASSLTDEEMSVAEADLESDEIPTSYVPFRNANLLAMAVSYAEANDCDAVFIGAHSEDFSGYPDCRPEFFEAFERVVDVGTKPETDIAIEAPFVDWSKTEIADHGIDLGVPYEHTWSCYRDEEPACGTCDACAFRLQAFQNIGVRDPIEYAERPSYVDE, from the coding sequence ATGACCGACGCCACCGCTCCCACGCCCGACGAATCGCCCGCCAAACGCGCCGTCGTCCTCCTCTCCGGCGGCATGGACAGCGCCACCGCCGCCTCCGTGGCCCGCGACCGGGGATACGAGATCTACGCCCTGCACACCTCCTACGGCCAGCGCACCGAAGACCGGGAACTCGAGTGCGCTCGCCGCCTCGCCGAGGAACTCGACGCCGCCGACTTCTTGCAAATCGAGACCGGCCACCTCTCGGCGATCGGTGCGTCGAGTCTCACCGACGAGGAGATGAGCGTCGCGGAGGCCGACCTCGAGAGCGACGAGATTCCAACCTCCTACGTCCCGTTCCGGAACGCGAACCTGCTCGCGATGGCGGTCTCCTACGCCGAGGCGAACGATTGCGACGCCGTCTTCATCGGCGCCCACAGCGAGGACTTCTCGGGGTATCCCGACTGCCGTCCCGAATTCTTCGAGGCCTTCGAACGGGTGGTCGACGTCGGGACGAAACCCGAGACCGACATCGCGATCGAAGCGCCGTTCGTCGACTGGTCGAAGACCGAAATCGCCGACCACGGGATCGACCTCGGAGTCCCGTACGAACACACCTGGAGTTGCTACCGCGACGAGGAACCGGCCTGTGGCACCTGCGACGCCTGCGCCTTCCGGCTGCAGGCGTTCCAGAATATCGGGGTTCGCGATCCGATCGAATACGCGGAACGGCCGTCCTACGTCGACGAGTGA